A stretch of Abyssogena phaseoliformis symbiont OG214 DNA encodes these proteins:
- a CDS encoding JmjC domain-containing protein, with the protein MKCTNSSSNSILYHVGDLTISYATLGGSVGPHMNYYDVFLLQSSGQTSLVY; encoded by the coding sequence ATGAAGTGTACCAACTCATCAAGCAATTCGATTTTATACCACGTTGGCGATTTGACGATATCCTATGCCACTTTAGGTGGCAGTGTCGGTCCACACATGAATTATTACGACGTATTTTTACTACAAAGCAGTGGCCAAACGTCGCTGGTATATTAG
- a CDS encoding toxin TcdB middle/N-terminal domain-containing protein — MKTEKMILKLNSKIETTKRLRNIQTFANNSLVRDYQANYQYSSKPETSQITEIIQKTGGGEETLSPIVFTWDEIDLPVHGKSGQCYRQSYKYRGWGRSKPSELVGYNEGDIEGFYPNGIARYSYLLEFVDVNGDGLSDMIVKGKAFLSNGSSFYANKHLGSCGRVIYKNYEIRTYKNDTYGYADVNGDGKADFIKSSDGMVTVSLSTFDKTKTITSIDNGFNISTTINYKPLTGEGIYQQEAKAYHPNKNIYAPMLLVSSTATNNAIGGQNTATYQNTVAQRSISKVVAT, encoded by the coding sequence ATGAAGACAGAGAAGATGATATTAAAACTAAATTCAAAAATAGAAACTACTAAGCGACTAAGAAATATTCAAACTTTTGCAAACAACAGTTTGGTTAGGGATTATCAGGCTAACTATCAATACAGTAGCAAGCCAGAAACCAGTCAGATTACTGAAATTATACAAAAGACGGGCGGTGGTGAGGAGACTCTTAGTCCAATTGTTTTTACTTGGGATGAAATAGACCTGCCTGTTCATGGTAAGTCTGGTCAATGCTACAGACAAAGTTATAAATATAGAGGCTGGGGACGTAGCAAGCCATCAGAATTAGTTGGATATAATGAGGGTGATATTGAGGGTTTCTATCCAAATGGAATAGCGAGATATAGCTACTTACTTGAGTTTGTCGATGTCAATGGCGATGGGCTGAGTGATATGATTGTTAAAGGAAAGGCGTTTTTATCTAATGGTTCTAGTTTTTATGCTAATAAGCATCTCGGCTCTTGTGGTAGAGTTATTTATAAGAATTATGAGATTAGAACCTATAAAAATGACACCTATGGTTATGCCGATGTCAATGGTGACGGCAAGGCAGACTTTATTAAATCAAGTGATGGTATGGTTACAGTATCCTTGTCAACCTTTGATAAGACAAAAACAATTACTAGCATTGATAACGGCTTTAACATTAGCACTACAATTAATTACAAGCCTTTAACGGGTGAGGGTATCTACCAACAAGAGGCAAAAGCATACCACCCAAACAAAAACATTTATGCGCCCATGTTATTGGTCTCCAGCACAGCAACCAACAACGCCATTGGTGGACAAAACACCGCCACCTACCAAAATACGGTGGCGCAAAGGTCAATCTCCAAGGTCGTAGCAACCTAG
- a CDS encoding transposase, producing MFILFFSQQQKKDCKKVLKPVHMRYSQYINKQKNWQGVLWQGRFFSSPLDEQYSYHAFRYVENNPAR from the coding sequence ATGTTCATCTTATTTTTCAGCCAGCAACAAAAGAAGGATTGCAAAAAAGTATTAAAACCTGTGCATATGCGTTATAGTCAATACATTAACAAACAAAAAAATTGGCAAGGTGTTTTATGGCAAGGACGATTTTTCTCATCCCCACTTGATGAGCAATACAGTTACCACGCTTTTCGCTATGTTGAAAACAATCCAGCGCGGTAG
- a CDS encoding transposase: MTRSSVFANISRHITQRGNHKENVFFSDANKNYYLKLLQQYALKHQVKILAYCLMTNNVHLIFQPATKEGLQKSIKTCAYAL; encoded by the coding sequence ATAACCCGCAGCAGTGTATTTGCCAACATTTCCCGCCATATTACTCAAAGAGGCAATCACAAAGAAAACGTTTTCTTTTCTGATGCTAACAAAAACTATTATTTAAAGCTATTACAACAGTATGCTTTAAAGCATCAAGTAAAAATACTTGCCTATTGTTTGATGACAAACAATGTTCATCTTATTTTTCAGCCAGCAACAAAAGAAGGATTGCAAAAAAGTATTAAAACCTGTGCATATGCGTTATAG
- a CDS encoding JmjC domain-containing protein: protein MSTFQPEQTFDVEPGDILYIPPKVVHHGISLDDNPL from the coding sequence ATGAGCACCTTTCAACCCGAGCAAACCTTTGATGTCGAGCCAGGAGATATACTCTATATACCACCCAAAGTTGTACATCACGGCATCAGCCTAGACGACAATCCTTTATAA